A window of Streptomyces sp. NBC_01689 genomic DNA:
CCGCCTCGGCGACCCAGGGCGCGAGGAGATACCGCGCGCCACGGGCACCCCGGTGGACGACCAGCGCGGCGCCGGTCGTCACGTCCGCGTCGTCGGCACGGGACAGGGCGAGCGCACCGTGCCCGGGGCCGGTGAGCGGCTCGCTGTAGCGCACCACCCGCCGGCCGTCGTACAGGAGCACCACGGCGTCGCCGTCGACGTTCCCGGCGTAGAGGAGCTGGGGTGAGCGCGGCGGAGGGTCCGTGGGGGTGCCGGGCGTCAAGGTGACCCGCAGCGCGCGTCCGGGGCGCGCCCATGAGGACAGGGCCCTGCCCAGCAGTTCCCGGTCGTCCGCGCGGGCGCCCCGCGCGGGCCACGCGGTGAGGTCGACCCGGGAGGTGTCGGCCCAGACGTCCCCGGCGGTGCGCACCAGGTCGTCGGGGCGGGGAAGTCCCGCAACGGTACGGGAGTCGGTGACCGGCCGGGACGGCGACGCCATCCGGCCGGTCACCGTCAGCATCGTCCCGGTGATCGCGGCGGCGGTCAGCGCGGCCCACAGGAACCGCACCCGGCGTCGGCGGCGCAGCAGGTCGGTGGGCCGGGTCTGTACCGAGCAGGCGTCGAACTCCCGCGAGGTGAGCAGGGCCCGCGCCGCCGCGCCCGCCGACTCGTCCAGGCGGTTCGCCGACCGCAGGGCGCCCTCGGGGTCGGGGACGCCCGCAGCGCGCAACAGGTCCTCCACCGCCGCGTCGGCGAGCCCGTCCACCCGGCGCAGCACGAACGCCGCGCGGCCCGCGGCCGTCGTACCCGCCAGGGCCTGGCTCAGGGCGATCTCCTCGACCCCGCCCGCGCGCGGGAAGAGCCGCAGCCCCCAGACGACGGGCAGCGTGGGAAGGACCGTACGGGGCGGGGGCATCCCGCGGGGCCAGCCGCGCGGCGACCGGCCGTGCGCCAGGGCGGAGCGCACGACGCGGCCGCGCAGGCGGTCCTTCTCCGCGACGGACTGGCGCGCCGCCCCACGCGGCGCCGGGACCACGGTGCCGGGACGTCCGCGCACGGCGCCCGGCAGCGACCGCTGCACCAGGGAGTGCGCCACGAGAATGCGCCGGTGCCGGCTCAGCGACGACGGCAGCGTCAGATACGCGAGCCGCACCAGGTCGCTGTACTCCTCGACCAGGGCTGCCTCGGCCCGGTCGAGTCCGGTGGTCCTGCCGCGGCGGACGGTACGGGGAAACGGTAGGAGGGGCATGGAACGAATGCCTTCCGAAGGAGCTGGCGCCCTGTCACGCCGATCCGTCAAACGAGTGACTCTTCGGATGGTCACAGCAGGGTGCCCCGCGCGACGGGCCGGTGGCGCCCGGCGACGGGTCCGCGTCGCCTGCGTGAGAGGGAGGGCCGTCCGCCGGGCCCGCGGGCCCGGCGGACGTGGAACCGGCGAGAACCGACCGAGGCCGGGCGCAGTGAATCCTGGGCCGAGTCGAGATCGGCACGAGCGACAACGACTCGCCGACGCCCGTGACTTGAAGGCATGCGCTCAGGCGTCATTCGGTGGTGAGTTCATTCCGGACCCGAGCGCATCCGGATTTCCCCGACCGAATCCGTAGGGCCCGTCGTCTCAGCCGTAAGGCCGGTTCGACGGCCGCGGTCTTGACGGCCGCGGCTCAGGCGGATTCCTCGCGGTCGATCGTGAGGGCGGGTTCGCCGACGGCGTCGCACAGTGCGCTCAGTCCGGTGACGAGGGCGTGCTGCGCGTCGGGGGTCATGCGGTTCATGGCCTGGTGGAGCACCTGTTCCCGGCGGAGCCTCAGCTTGCGCAGGTGCGCGACACCGCTGTCGGTGAGTTCCAGCTGCATCTCGCGGCGGTCCTCGGGGCGTGGGGTCCGGCGGAGATATCCGGCTGCCTGGAGGCGGTCGCAGAGGCGGGTGACGGACGGCGCGGCTGCCGAGAGGTGGCGGCCCAGCGTGCTCAGATTGATGCCGGGTTCGCGCTCGATGATGTACATCACGCGGGTCTGAGCGGTGGAGAGCGGCGCGGTGCTGAGCGTGCCGCGGCCACGCTCCCAGGCGATCTCGAGCAGTTCGAGGACAAGGCCGATCTCGGGCAGGGCGGGGGAGGCGTGCTGGTGGAGGGAGCTGGGGGCCTTGCGCATGTGACACTCCCGCGTGAGCCTCTTGTGCTCGTTCCGGCTGGTCGATACGGACAGTCGCACAGATGAAGATATGTCAAGGAAAGAAGGACCGGCACCGGTGGACAGACCCAGCACGGTCGAGCGTTCCCTGCGCGAGGCCGCGCCCCATGAGATTTTTGACGTGATCCGCCGCCTGATCGAGCGCCGCCATCAAGCCCGGAGGGTGGAGCTGTTGATGGCCGACTACGCCATGACGAAGCTGCAGCCCGTGGGGATACTGCCCACCACCCGCCCACCGGTCTCCGCTCACGCCGGTGCTCCGGGCCGCGCGTTCGGCGCCCAGGAACCGTACTGCGTGTACGACGGACCGGCGTCCACGGTGACGGCTCACCTGCCGGTCAGCGTCCGGGGGGACCGGCTGGGAATCCTGAGCGTCACCCTGCCGGTCACGGGGGAGGGCGAGGACGGCATCGCGAAGGACGTCATGGAGGATCTCCAGGAGTGCGCCGACGCGCTGGCGCACGAGGTGGTCGTCGCCGAGCGGGACACCGATCTGTTCCTGCAGGCGCGCCGGGCGGAGCGGCTGACCCTGGCCGCCGAGATGCAG
This region includes:
- a CDS encoding MarR family transcriptional regulator, encoding MRKAPSSLHQHASPALPEIGLVLELLEIAWERGRGTLSTAPLSTAQTRVMYIIEREPGINLSTLGRHLSAAAPSVTRLCDRLQAAGYLRRTPRPEDRREMQLELTDSGVAHLRKLRLRREQVLHQAMNRMTPDAQHALVTGLSALCDAVGEPALTIDREESA